A single window of Salvia splendens isolate huo1 chromosome 6, SspV2, whole genome shotgun sequence DNA harbors:
- the LOC121809027 gene encoding cytochrome P450 724B1-like, translated as MVGVILSVFLGIVLIIWNRSFKEKPKSGLPKGSMWHFPLIGETLGFLKPHKSNSLGFFLQDHCSRYGNVFRSHLFGSPTVVSCDLELNAFILQNEETLFGSSYPKPVHDILGKLSMMLVSGSLHKKLRSVALSFINASKSSPEFLSYVDSFSLSFIHSWTSLSTPLHFFKEAKKLTFYLMLKNLLSIEPDDPIAENILEEFMTFMKGFVSLPVYIPGNAYSKAVKARRRITSTLKDAIKRREKMMKNARGDFLDELVQRDSLNDEEKVSVLLDLLLAGYETTSGLMALVVYFLAKAPSALQKLREEHQSFRKDGEPLNWEDYKKMEFTSHVISEALRCGNLVKFVHRKALKDVKFKEYTIPEGWQVLPIILATHLDPKLHPSPLEFNPWRWIDPTTNRKVTPFGGGVRICPGAELGKLETAFFLHHFILNFRWKIEEEDAPMSCPYLDFKGGLLLELEQIK; from the exons atggttGGTGTGATTTTGAGTGTATTTTTAGGTATAGTTTTGATCATATGGAATAGGAGTTTCAAAGAAAAGCCTAAGTCAGGCTTGCCTAAAGGAAGCATGTGGCATTTCCCTTTGATTGGTGAAACTCTTGGCTTTCTAAAACCTCACAAATCAAACTCTCTGGGCTTCTTCTTGCAAGATCATTGCTCTAGGTATGGCAATGTCTTCCGGTCCCACCTATTCGGGAGCCCCACGGTGGTGTCGTGTGACCTCGAGCTAAATGCGTTTATTCTTCAAAACGAAGAAACGCTATTCGGAAGCAGCTACCCCAAGCCGGTCCACGACATCCTTGGCAAGTTGTCAATGATGCTTGTCTCGGGCAGCCTCCACAAGAAGCTGAGGAGCGTTGCGCTTAGCTTCATCAACGCCTCTAAGTCGAGTCCCGAGTTTTTGTCCTATGTAGATTCATTCTCCCTCTCCTTCATACATTCATGGACATCCCTCTCCACCCCACTCCACTTCTTCAAAGAAGCCAAGAag CTGACTTTTTATCTTAtgttaaaaaatttattgagtATTGAGCCTGATGACCCTATAGCTGAAAATATACTTGAAGAGTTCATGACTTTCATGAAAGGCTTTGTTTCTCTGCCTGTTTATATTCCAGGGAATGCTTATTCAAAGGCGGTCAAG GCGAGGAGAAGGATCACATCGACTTTGAAAGATGCGATAAAAAGAAGggaaaaaatgatgaaaaatgcGAGAGGGGATTTCCTAGATGAACTAGTGCAAAGGGATAGTTTAAACGATGAAGAAAAAGTAAGCGTTTTGTTGGACCTTTTGTTAGCTGGTTATGAAACAACCTCAGGCCTTATGGCCCTCGTTGTCTACTTTCTAGCTAAGGCCCCATCTGCCCTTCAAAAGCTCCGG GAAGAACATCAATCCTTTAGGAAGGATGGAGAGCCTTTGAATTGGGAAGACTACAAAAAGATGGAGTTTACTTCTCAT GTGATAAGTGAGGCTCTGCGCTGTGGAAATCTAGTGAAGTTTGTGCATAGGAAAGCTCTCAAGGATGTCAAATTCAAAG AATATACAATTCCTGAAGGGTGGCAAGTCCTCCCAATTATCTTAGCTACACATCTTGATCCCAAACTCCATCCAAGCCCATTGGAGTTTAACCCTTGGAGATGGATT GATCCAACAACCAACAGAAAAGTGACCCCTTTTGGTGGTGGAGTCAGGATCTGCCCTGGGGCAGAACTTGGTAAACTGGAGACTGCATTTTTCCTTCACCATTTTATTCTTAATTTCag ATGGAAAATCGAAGAAGAAGATGCTCCTATGTCATGCCCTTACTTGGATTTCAAAGGAGGTTTGCTTCTAGAATTGGAGCAAATCAAGTAG